In Acidobacteriota bacterium, one DNA window encodes the following:
- a CDS encoding HypC/HybG/HupF family hydrogenase formation chaperone — protein sequence MCLAIPGKILTAYELHGLPMANVQFGAITREACLTYTPEAHVGDYVLVHVGFAISCVNEAEAARTYSALEELNQLGELDAPVVTESPAPRPAPPASSTKLKY from the coding sequence ATGTGCCTAGCCATCCCCGGCAAAATCCTCACCGCCTACGAGCTCCACGGCCTCCCCATGGCTAACGTCCAGTTCGGCGCCATCACGCGCGAAGCCTGCCTTACCTACACACCGGAAGCGCACGTGGGCGACTACGTCCTCGTCCACGTCGGTTTCGCCATAAGCTGCGTCAACGAAGCCGAAGCCGCCCGCACCTACTCCGCCTTGGAAGAGCTGAACCAACTCGGCGAACTCGACGCCCCGGTTGTAACCGAATCCCCCGCGCCCCGCCCAGCCCCACCGGCGAGTTCGACAAAACTGAAATACTGA
- the hypF gene encoding carbamoyltransferase HypF gives MARRRIEVTGAVQGVGFRPFVYQLASGCGLNGAVWNSTAGVTIEAEGPEAALELFLHQLRSQPPPLARVESTSVQTIAANGGAGFHILPSRSLSAVPAQIAPDTAPCPHCHEDYLDAHNRRHGYAFTNCTHCGPRYTITRGVPYDRPLTTMAAFPMCAQCQQEYDSPLDRRFHAQPNACPACGPQLSCSLDATAARLRAGNIVAIKNVGGFQLACDPANESTVARLRAAKNRPRKPFALLAADLAAVAQICHLSDIERTALESSARPIVLLRRRDPASPKICPSAAPGQLRLGIMLPSSPLHDLLLAAYGKPFLLMTSGNRGSEPLAASASEAHANLTGIADCFLDHSRPIHARADDSVAFVAAGRLHLLRRARGYVPQPLALTPVPCPAALAILAAGAELKNTFCLTRGSQAFLSPHTGDMANPPVWSFYEQTLKHYLTLLSVRPKVLALDAHPGYLLNQWVRTLAPQLGIGRIIAVQHHHAHIAACMAEYQLEGDVLGVAWDGTGYGSDGAIWGGEFLLASRSVFRRLAHLPEILLPGGEAAIRQPWRLGLAYLYRELGDAALPIARQLWPNLAPKRLEMVWTLLHRPSLCVPCTSAGRLFDAAAAILGLFPETEEVTFEADPAMRVETAALACPLAPVPWPLASLFTSLAAARTRGERIELLAARLHATLAAAITATCRTLRDAGAGDRVCLGGGVFQNQILLSATLQSLESSGFHVFVPQQVPMNDGGLSLGQAAIAQAIESHPCA, from the coding sequence GTGGCACGCCGGCGCATTGAAGTTACTGGTGCGGTACAGGGGGTCGGCTTCCGTCCTTTTGTCTATCAGCTTGCCTCCGGTTGCGGTCTCAACGGCGCCGTCTGGAACTCCACCGCCGGCGTCACGATTGAGGCCGAAGGGCCCGAAGCCGCTCTCGAACTTTTTCTTCATCAGCTCCGCTCCCAACCCCCACCACTTGCCCGCGTCGAATCCACTTCCGTCCAGACCATCGCCGCCAATGGCGGTGCCGGCTTCCACATTCTCCCCAGCCGCTCGCTTTCCGCCGTACCCGCCCAGATCGCTCCTGACACCGCCCCCTGCCCCCACTGCCACGAGGATTACCTCGATGCGCACAACCGCCGCCACGGCTATGCCTTCACCAACTGCACCCACTGCGGCCCGCGCTACACCATCACCCGCGGCGTTCCTTACGACCGCCCCCTCACCACCATGGCCGCCTTCCCTATGTGCGCACAGTGTCAGCAGGAATACGACTCGCCCCTCGACCGCCGCTTTCATGCTCAACCCAACGCCTGCCCCGCCTGCGGCCCCCAGCTTTCCTGCTCGCTCGATGCCACCGCCGCCCGCCTCCGTGCCGGCAACATCGTCGCCATCAAGAACGTCGGCGGCTTTCAGCTCGCCTGTGACCCCGCCAACGAAAGCACCGTCGCCCGCCTCCGTGCCGCCAAGAACCGTCCCCGCAAGCCCTTCGCTCTCCTTGCCGCCGACCTCGCCGCGGTCGCACAAATCTGCCATCTCAGCGACATCGAGCGCACGGCGCTGGAAAGCTCCGCCCGCCCGATTGTCCTCCTCCGCCGCCGCGATCCCGCTTCTCCCAAAATCTGCCCCTCCGCCGCTCCCGGCCAACTCCGCCTCGGCATCATGCTCCCCAGTAGCCCCTTGCACGACCTCTTGCTCGCCGCCTATGGCAAGCCCTTCTTGCTGATGACGAGTGGCAATCGTGGCTCCGAACCCCTCGCCGCCTCGGCATCCGAAGCCCACGCCAACCTCACCGGCATCGCCGACTGCTTCCTCGACCACTCTCGCCCCATCCACGCCCGCGCCGACGATTCTGTGGCCTTCGTCGCCGCCGGCCGCCTGCACCTGCTGCGCCGCGCCCGCGGCTACGTCCCTCAACCGCTTGCTCTGACCCCGGTCCCCTGTCCCGCGGCCCTTGCCATCCTCGCAGCCGGCGCCGAACTCAAGAACACCTTCTGCCTCACCCGCGGCTCCCAGGCGTTTCTTTCCCCTCACACCGGCGACATGGCGAACCCTCCCGTCTGGTCTTTTTACGAACAAACCCTAAAGCATTACTTGACCCTACTTAGCGTTCGCCCCAAAGTGCTCGCACTCGATGCCCATCCCGGCTATCTGCTTAATCAATGGGTGCGCACACTCGCCCCCCAACTCGGCATCGGGCGCATCATTGCGGTGCAGCACCACCACGCCCACATCGCCGCCTGCATGGCCGAATATCAACTCGAGGGCGACGTCCTCGGCGTCGCCTGGGATGGCACCGGCTATGGCAGCGACGGCGCCATCTGGGGCGGAGAGTTCCTCCTCGCCTCCCGCTCTGTTTTCCGCCGCCTCGCCCACCTGCCCGAAATTCTCCTCCCCGGCGGCGAAGCCGCCATCCGCCAGCCCTGGCGCCTCGGTCTCGCCTACCTCTATCGCGAGCTCGGTGACGCCGCCCTCCCCATCGCCCGCCAGCTCTGGCCCAATCTCGCCCCCAAGCGCCTCGAAATGGTCTGGACCCTCCTCCACCGCCCCTCGCTCTGCGTTCCCTGCACCTCTGCTGGCCGCCTCTTCGACGCCGCCGCCGCTATTCTCGGCCTCTTCCCTGAAACCGAAGAAGTGACCTTCGAAGCCGACCCCGCGATGCGTGTCGAAACCGCGGCCCTCGCGTGCCCCCTGGCCCCTGTCCCCTGGCCCCTGGCCTCTTTATTCACCTCTTTGGCAGCGGCCCGCACCCGCGGTGAGCGCATCGAACTCCTTGCCGCACGCCTCCACGCCACCCTCGCCGCTGCCATCACGGCAACGTGTCGCACCCTGCGCGATGCTGGCGCCGGCGACCGCGTATGCCTCGGAGGCGGCGTGTTTCAAAACCAAATCCTGTTGTCCGCAACCCTCCAGTCCCTTGAGTCTTCCGGCTTCCACGTCTTCGTCCCTCAGCAAGTGCCCATGAACGACGGCGGCCTCTCTCTCGGCCAAGCCGCCATCGCGCAGGCAATCGAGTCCCACCCATGTGCCTAG
- the hypD gene encoding hydrogenase formation protein HypD, with the protein MKFLDEYRDQALARRLVAEITRLQTRPWVIMEVCGGQTHSIVKHGIDYMLPEGIELVHGPGCPVCVTSLEMIDKAHAIAQRPEVIFCSFGDMLRVPGSRGDLFTLRSEGADVRVVYTPLDCLKLARQNPGREVVFFAIGFETTAPANAMLVARAHAEGLTNLSVLVSHVMVPPAIANILQSPMNRVQGFLGPGHVCAIMGYREYEPIAARFKVPIVITGFEPLDILQGTLMTVRQLESGRYTVENQYARILDRNGNPSARSVVFAVFEVGDKKWRGVGSIPKSGYKLRWEYRAHDAERKFSVADVDTQEPAACISGQILKGIKKPHDCPAFGTVCTPLHPLGATMVSAEGACAAYYAYGRHLAPHAATGATK; encoded by the coding sequence ATGAAATTCCTCGACGAATACCGCGACCAGGCTCTCGCCCGCCGCCTCGTCGCCGAAATTACCCGCCTCCAGACCCGCCCCTGGGTCATCATGGAAGTCTGCGGCGGCCAGACGCATTCCATCGTCAAGCACGGCATCGACTACATGCTCCCCGAGGGCATCGAGCTCGTTCACGGCCCTGGCTGCCCCGTCTGCGTTACCTCGCTCGAAATGATCGACAAGGCGCACGCCATCGCCCAACGCCCGGAAGTCATCTTCTGCTCCTTCGGTGACATGCTGCGCGTGCCCGGCTCACGCGGCGACCTGTTCACCCTGCGCTCGGAAGGCGCCGACGTCCGCGTCGTCTACACCCCGCTCGACTGCCTCAAGCTCGCCCGCCAGAACCCCGGCCGTGAAGTCGTTTTCTTCGCCATCGGTTTTGAGACCACCGCTCCCGCCAACGCCATGCTCGTCGCCCGTGCCCACGCCGAAGGCCTGACGAATCTTTCCGTCCTCGTCTCCCACGTCATGGTGCCGCCCGCCATCGCCAACATCCTGCAATCGCCCATGAACCGCGTCCAGGGCTTTCTTGGCCCCGGCCACGTCTGCGCCATCATGGGCTACCGCGAGTACGAGCCCATCGCCGCCCGCTTCAAGGTTCCCATCGTCATCACCGGCTTTGAGCCGCTCGACATCCTCCAGGGCACCCTCATGACCGTCCGCCAGCTCGAGTCCGGTCGCTACACTGTCGAAAACCAGTACGCCCGTATCCTCGACCGCAACGGCAACCCCAGCGCCCGCAGCGTCGTCTTCGCCGTCTTCGAAGTCGGTGACAAGAAATGGCGCGGCGTCGGTTCCATCCCCAAAAGCGGCTACAAACTCCGCTGGGAGTACCGCGCCCACGACGCCGAGCGCAAATTCTCCGTCGCCGACGTCGATACCCAGGAGCCCGCTGCCTGCATTAGCGGCCAAATCCTCAAGGGCATCAAAAAGCCCCACGACTGCCCCGCCTTCGGCACCGTCTGCACGCCCCTCCATCCTCTCGGTGCCACCATGGTCTCCGCCGAAGGCGCCTGCGCCGCCTACTACGCTTATGGCCGCCATCTCGCGCCTCACGCCGCTACCGGAGCTACCAAATGA